CAATAGGGACCGAGCGGACACGAACCCGAACAGACCCCGCACTGCATGCACATGCGCACCCATTCGCCTTCCTCGACGTTGTCCGTCACTTCCTTGAGGAAGTTGTTCCGGTACCTCTCCACCTGTGCAACGTTGATGTCTTCACTCATCGTGCATCTCCTAGAACTTGAACGGACTGAGACCGATCTTCTCGACGGTTTCCGCCATGTCGTTGATCAGCCGTGGCGCCCGCTGGATGTCGGTAATCGCCACCTCGTAGGTCGTGACTCGATCGGTCTCCAGATTCAGCTGTTTCAGCGTATCGTCGATCTTGCTCATCCGGATGTGGGCGAGTTCCGACCCCTTGACGAAATGGCACTGGTAATCCTCGCCCTTCTGGCAACCCATCAGCACCACGCCGTCATAGCCGCTGTTGAGTGCGTCGGTCACCCAGATGGTATTCACCGACCCCAGACAGCGCACCGGGATCACGCGGACGAACGCACTGTATTCAATCCGATTCTGGGCCGCCATATCCAGGGCTGGGTAAGCATCGTTCTCGCAGGCCAGGACGAGAATGCGCGGCTTCTCCTCGAACTCATCCGGAATATCGACGTTCTTGATCTGCTGGCCGACCGTATCCACCGAGTAGTTCTCGAACGAGATGACGCGTACCGGGCACGCCCCCATGCAGGTACCACAGCGGCGGCAGCGGGATTCGTTGAACAGTGGATAGCGCTTCTCGTCCTCATCGATGGCGCCGAAGGGGCACTCTACCGTGCAGCGCTTACACTGGGTGCAGCCTCCCCGTCGGAATGAGGGAAAACTGAGATCGCCCGATCTCGGATCCGCCGCCATTCCCTTGCCGGCGTTCTCGACCTCCTGGATCGCCTTCATCATGGCGCCGGTTGCGTCGTCACGGGCCTGCAGGATGTCCATCGGCCTGCGGACCGGTCCGGCGGTATAGATCCCAGTCCGGCGCGTCTCGTACGGAAAACAGATGAAATGCGAGTCGGTGAAGCCGTGCACCAGTTGGGGCACGTCGGTACCCTGCCGGTAGTCCAGATGCAGGATCGATTCGACCGGTACGGTGACCTCGCCTTCCTCGACCGGCGCATCGGGGTCGATCCCGGAATTCGGCACCAGGCCCGTCGCCAGGACCACCAGGTCGGCGCCCATCTCGACATCTTCGTCCAGGATCGCGTCGCGCAGCCTGACCGAGAGACCACCGTCGGCTTGCTCGACCTCTTTGACCTCTGCCTTGGTAAAGACCACGCCCTTGTCCTGGCCGCTGCGGTAGAAATCCTCTCCAGCCGCGCCCGGCGTGCGCAGATCGGTATAGAAAACGACCGTATCGATGTCCGGGTTCCTGTCCTTGAAGTACATCGCCTGTTTGATGCTGGCGTTGCAGCAGAACCCGGAACAGTAGGACAGATGGCCTTCCTTCTTGCTGCGCTGTCCAGCGCATTGCACGAAGGCAACCGAGCCCACCTCCTTGCCGTCGGAGGGTCGCTTGATCGGACCGTCGCCGGCCTCGATCGCGAGCTTCTCGAGTTCGGCCTGTGTGACCACGTCCGGAGACTTCCCGTAACCGAGTTCCGGCAACCGGCTGGCGTCGTAGGGGCGAAACCCGCTGGCCTGCACGATGGCGCCGAAACTCTCGGAGATCGTGCCTTCGCCCTCGGTCTCGATCTCCACGGAGAACCGCCCGGGCGCACCCGCTGTCTTCGCCAGCGTCGCGTTCAGATAGACCGAGATGTTTTCGTCGGCCGCCACCTGTGAGGACAGGTCCGCGACGCCGGTATCCTCGGGGTCCGAGTAAGGCGCTCGAGAGGGAACCTTGCGGTAGAAATCCGCAGCCGCTCCGCCCAGTCTACCTGTCTTTTCCACGATGGTCACGGGATAGCCCGCCTTCGAGCCCTCGATGGCCGCAGTCATGCCGCTCACACCGCCGCCCACAACCAGGATGTGCTTGTTCAGAGCTTGTTCACCACTGGACCTGGGGGCCACCATGTGCCGGATTTCCGCGCAGCCCATGCGGATGTAGTCGCCCGCCATTTCCTGGGTGGTTTCCCGGTTCTCCTCGGTATCGGGCCGCACCCAGATCACGCCTTCACGAAGGTTGGCGCGCGACAGTGCCACTTCGTCGAAACGGAAGGCCTCCGCCTTGGCCCGACGCGAACACGCCGCAAGCAGCACGTGAGTGACCTCACCGTCGTCGATGTCCTTGCGGATCGTCTCGACCCCTTCGGCGCTGCAGAGAAAATCATGTTGCTTGGCGAAGTTCGCCTTGCCTTCGCGCGTCGCGATCATCTCGAGCTGATCGGTGTCAAGCCGCTCGCCCAGCCCGCAACCCTTGCAGATATACGCCCCAATCTTCTTCTCGTCCGCCACCGATTAACCCTCCGCAGCTGCCACTCTGTTGACCACCTGAATCGCACGAAGCGCCGCCGCCGTCGCACTTTGCACCGAGCGATTGACATCCAGCGCATCGGAAGAACAACCGGCGGCGAAAACGCCACCGTTGGCCTCGTCGAGCTCGATGAAACCCTCGCGATTCACCACCACCTGCACGGGGAGGTTTTCCACACTCGGCTGCATGCCGATAGCGAGGACGGCCAGATCGTGCGGTGTGGCATAACGGTCGCCCCCCTCAGTATCCACGCCGTACAGGATCGGGTTGCCGGTCGACTTGTCCTCATCGATGCTGGCGACCTTGGACTTGACGAACCTGACCTTCGGGTCGTCCCGCACCTTCGTGTAGAAATCCTCGAAGCGGTCGATCGTCCGGATGTCGATGTAGTAGACCGTGACGTCGCCATCGTCACCGAACTTCTCCCGCACGTAGGTCGACTGCTTCAAGGTCGCCATGCAGCAGATCCGCGAACAGTGGAGCAGATGGTTCCGGTCCCGGGATCCCGCGCACTGAATAAACGCGACGTTCTTCGCCTCCTTGCCATCGGAGGGACGCACGAGCTTGCCGCCGGTCGGGCCGAAGGGGTCCATCATGCGCTCGAATTCCATACTGGTGATGACGTTGTCGATCCGGTCGTAGCCGTAGGGCTGGATCTTGCCCGCATCGTAGGGCCGCCAGCCGGTCGCCCAGACGATCGCCCCCACCTTGAGGTCGATGGTCTCTTCCTGCATATCGAGATCGATCGCACCGTACTTGCACGCGTCCCGGGCACTCTGCGCCTCGTCGGTCCCGATGATGCGGGGATCCAGGACGTAGCGCTGGGGATAGGCCATGTTGTACGGGAGGTAGGCGCCCTTGCGCTTGCCCATCTCGAAGTTGAACTCGTCGTCGAACTCGGAGGTCACGACATCGGCGCAGGCCCCACAGGCGGTGCATTTCTCGTTGACATAACGGGGTGCG
The sequence above is drawn from the Gammaproteobacteria bacterium genome and encodes:
- a CDS encoding hydrogenase iron-sulfur subunit codes for the protein MADEKKIGAYICKGCGLGERLDTDQLEMIATREGKANFAKQHDFLCSAEGVETIRKDIDDGEVTHVLLAACSRRAKAEAFRFDEVALSRANLREGVIWVRPDTEENRETTQEMAGDYIRMGCAEIRHMVAPRSSGEQALNKHILVVGGGVSGMTAAIEGSKAGYPVTIVEKTGRLGGAAADFYRKVPSRAPYSDPEDTGVADLSSQVAADENISVYLNATLAKTAGAPGRFSVEIETEGEGTISESFGAIVQASGFRPYDASRLPELGYGKSPDVVTQAELEKLAIEAGDGPIKRPSDGKEVGSVAFVQCAGQRSKKEGHLSYCSGFCCNASIKQAMYFKDRNPDIDTVVFYTDLRTPGAAGEDFYRSGQDKGVVFTKAEVKEVEQADGGLSVRLRDAILDEDVEMGADLVVLATGLVPNSGIDPDAPVEEGEVTVPVESILHLDYRQGTDVPQLVHGFTDSHFICFPYETRRTGIYTAGPVRRPMDILQARDDATGAMMKAIQEVENAGKGMAADPRSGDLSFPSFRRGGCTQCKRCTVECPFGAIDEDEKRYPLFNESRCRRCGTCMGACPVRVISFENYSVDTVGQQIKNVDIPDEFEEKPRILVLACENDAYPALDMAAQNRIEYSAFVRVIPVRCLGSVNTIWVTDALNSGYDGVVLMGCQKGEDYQCHFVKGSELAHIRMSKIDDTLKQLNLETDRVTTYEVAITDIQRAPRLINDMAETVEKIGLSPFKF
- a CDS encoding FAD-dependent oxidoreductase, producing MTEVIATNQTILVVGAGISGITAALDAAEAGKDVLLIEKRPFVGGRVAQLYKYFPKLCFPTCGLEINQRRIKGNPRLDVLTMAEVDEVSGKEGDYSVRIKVAPRYVNEKCTACGACADVVTSEFDDEFNFEMGKRKGAYLPYNMAYPQRYVLDPRIIGTDEAQSARDACKYGAIDLDMQEETIDLKVGAIVWATGWRPYDAGKIQPYGYDRIDNVITSMEFERMMDPFGPTGGKLVRPSDGKEAKNVAFIQCAGSRDRNHLLHCSRICCMATLKQSTYVREKFGDDGDVTVYYIDIRTIDRFEDFYTKVRDDPKVRFVKSKVASIDEDKSTGNPILYGVDTEGGDRYATPHDLAVLAIGMQPSVENLPVQVVVNREGFIELDEANGGVFAAGCSSDALDVNRSVQSATAAALRAIQVVNRVAAAEG